A window from Manis javanica isolate MJ-LG chromosome 10, MJ_LKY, whole genome shotgun sequence encodes these proteins:
- the LOC118971428 gene encoding uncharacterized protein isoform X2: MTAKLETWLKYCWLRLQIILRSDRDTLRNWPLDKYVDDILVATEDQERCLQGTKDLLSTLGALGYRAQICKTETPTSLNPATLLPDLDWEAPLHDCGEILAHVHGVRTDLRDQPLAEADATWYTDGSSFMQDRVRYAGSAVTTETETVWAEPLAPGTSAQLAELIALTRALTMAKGKCLNVYMDSRYAFATAHIHGAIYRESGLLTAEGKTIKNKEEILGLLWALWLPKALAIIHFPGHQKSDTLIAKGNRLADQCARQAALSVDHALVTTLPDPGAPNLPDTPSYTDKNTKWIKQLPMTNYLNGWWRAANCIILPEELGQYVLTKLHWATHMGMRKMEDLGRHAHITIRDSIKNWTNRSKLQGLPTDKCDCPRAQPWYQTLRKQTRRLLGSRFYGSKVWKIWVQVFASVCRHFFRLNRGISHQT, from the exons ATGACCGCCAAACTCGAAACTTGGCTAAAATACTGCTGGCTACGACTGCAGATAATCCTCAGGAGTGACAGAGACACCTTAAGAAACTGGCCACTGGACAAG TATGTAGATGATATCCTGGTAGCCACTGAAGACCAGGAGAGATGCCTGCAAGGAACCAAGGACCTGCTTTCAACACTAGGAGCCTTGGGTTACCGAGCCCAAATCTGCAAGACAGAG ACACCCACTTCCCTGAACccagccaccctcctccctgaCCTGGACTGGGAGGCACCACTCCATGACTGTGGAGAAATCCTGGCTCATGTTCACGGAGTCAGAACTGACCTGCGAGATCAGCCACTGGCAGAAGCAGATGCCACATGGTACACCGATGGAAGCAGCTTCATGCAAGACAGAGTAAGGTATGCAGGGTCAGCTGTAACAACTGAGACAGAAACTGTCTGGGCTGAGCCACTGGCTCCAGGGACTTCAGCCCAGTTGGCAGAGCTGATCGCGCTGACTAGAGCATTGACTATGGCCAAAGGCAAATGCCTTAATGTCTATATGGACAGTAGGTATGCATTTGCCACTGCCCACATACATGGAGCCATCTACAGAGAGAGTGGGCTATTAACTGCAGAGGGAAAAAccatcaaaaataaagaagaaattcttggCCTCCTATGGGCCCTTTGGCTACCCAAAGCCCTGGCTATAATTCATTTCCCAGGCCATCAAAAATCTGACACCCTGATTGCCAAAGGAAATAGACTAGCAGACCAATGTGCCAGACAGGCAGCCCTTTCAGTGGACCATGCCCTAGTGACCACGTTGCCAGACCCAGGGGCCCCTAACCTCCCAGACACCCCCTCCTACActgataaaaacacaaaatggatcaagcaGCTACCCATGACCAACTACCTAAATGGGTGGTGGAGAGCTGCCAACTGCATCATTCTACCGGAAGAGCTAGGACAATATGTCCTGACCAAATTGCATTGGGCTACACACATGGggatgagaaaaatggaagacttgGGGCGACATGCTCACATCACTATCAGAGACTCGATCAAAAATTGGACAAATCGTAGCAAGCTGCAAGGCTTGCCAACTGACAAATGCGACTGCCCAAGGGCCCAACCCTGGTACCAGACTCTGAGGAAACAGACCAGGCGCCTATTGGGAAGTAGATTTTATGGAAGTAAAGTCTGGAAAATATGggtacaggtatttgctagtgtTTGTAGACATTTTTTTAGGTTGAATCGAGGCATTTCCCACCAAACATGA
- the LOC118971428 gene encoding uncharacterized protein isoform X3, with translation MLLFPSLVQTGTTIQQKYVDDILVATEDQERCLQGTKDLLSTLGALGYRAQICKTETPTSLNPATLLPDLDWEAPLHDCGEILAHVHGVRTDLRDQPLAEADATWYTDGSSFMQDRVRYAGSAVTTETETVWAEPLAPGTSAQLAELIALTRALTMAKGKCLNVYMDSRYAFATAHIHGAIYRESGLLTAEGKTIKNKEEILGLLWALWLPKALAIIHFPGHQKSDTLIAKGNRLADQCARQAALSVDHALVTTLPDPGAPNLPDTPSYTDKNTKWIKQLPMTNYLNGWWRAANCIILPEELGQYVLTKLHWATHMGMRKMEDLGRHAHITIRDSIKNWTNRSKLQGLPTDKCDCPRAQPWYQTLRKQTRRLLGSRFYGSKVWKIWVQVFASVCRHFFRLNRGISHQT, from the exons ATgctgcttttcccctctctcGTCCAAACTGGAACTACAATTCAGCAGAAG TATGTAGATGATATCCTGGTAGCCACTGAAGACCAGGAGAGATGCCTGCAAGGAACCAAGGACCTGCTTTCAACACTAGGAGCCTTGGGTTACCGAGCCCAAATCTGCAAGACAGAG ACACCCACTTCCCTGAACccagccaccctcctccctgaCCTGGACTGGGAGGCACCACTCCATGACTGTGGAGAAATCCTGGCTCATGTTCACGGAGTCAGAACTGACCTGCGAGATCAGCCACTGGCAGAAGCAGATGCCACATGGTACACCGATGGAAGCAGCTTCATGCAAGACAGAGTAAGGTATGCAGGGTCAGCTGTAACAACTGAGACAGAAACTGTCTGGGCTGAGCCACTGGCTCCAGGGACTTCAGCCCAGTTGGCAGAGCTGATCGCGCTGACTAGAGCATTGACTATGGCCAAAGGCAAATGCCTTAATGTCTATATGGACAGTAGGTATGCATTTGCCACTGCCCACATACATGGAGCCATCTACAGAGAGAGTGGGCTATTAACTGCAGAGGGAAAAAccatcaaaaataaagaagaaattcttggCCTCCTATGGGCCCTTTGGCTACCCAAAGCCCTGGCTATAATTCATTTCCCAGGCCATCAAAAATCTGACACCCTGATTGCCAAAGGAAATAGACTAGCAGACCAATGTGCCAGACAGGCAGCCCTTTCAGTGGACCATGCCCTAGTGACCACGTTGCCAGACCCAGGGGCCCCTAACCTCCCAGACACCCCCTCCTACActgataaaaacacaaaatggatcaagcaGCTACCCATGACCAACTACCTAAATGGGTGGTGGAGAGCTGCCAACTGCATCATTCTACCGGAAGAGCTAGGACAATATGTCCTGACCAAATTGCATTGGGCTACACACATGGggatgagaaaaatggaagacttgGGGCGACATGCTCACATCACTATCAGAGACTCGATCAAAAATTGGACAAATCGTAGCAAGCTGCAAGGCTTGCCAACTGACAAATGCGACTGCCCAAGGGCCCAACCCTGGTACCAGACTCTGAGGAAACAGACCAGGCGCCTATTGGGAAGTAGATTTTATGGAAGTAAAGTCTGGAAAATATGggtacaggtatttgctagtgtTTGTAGACATTTTTTTAGGTTGAATCGAGGCATTTCCCACCAAACATGA
- the LOC118971428 gene encoding uncharacterized protein isoform X4, giving the protein MIVNSSYRFFLPLRREKGSRWKPGSQFWVTIDSPPRTQRSSMLLFPSLVQTGTTIQQKYVDDILVATEDQERCLQGTKDLLSTLGALGYRAQICKTETPTSLNPATLLPDLDWEAPLHDCGEILAHVHGVRTDLRDQPLAEADATWYTDGSSFMQDRVSVATNP; this is encoded by the exons atgattgtCAACAGCTCTTACAGGTTCTTTTTACcattgaggagagagaaaggatccaGGTGGAAGCCTGGAAGTCAGTTCTGGGTGACAATAGACAGCCCACCCAGAACCCAGCGCTCATCAATgctgcttttcccctctctcGTCCAAACTGGAACTACAATTCAGCAGAAG TATGTAGATGATATCCTGGTAGCCACTGAAGACCAGGAGAGATGCCTGCAAGGAACCAAGGACCTGCTTTCAACACTAGGAGCCTTGGGTTACCGAGCCCAAATCTGCAAGACAGAG ACACCCACTTCCCTGAACccagccaccctcctccctgaCCTGGACTGGGAGGCACCACTCCATGACTGTGGAGAAATCCTGGCTCATGTTCACGGAGTCAGAACTGACCTGCGAGATCAGCCACTGGCAGAAGCAGATGCCACATGGTACACCGATGGAAGCAGCTTCATGCAAGACAGAGTAAG tGTTGCAACGAACCCATGA
- the LOC118971428 gene encoding uncharacterized protein isoform X1 yields MIVNSSYRFFLPLRREKGSRWKPGSQFWVTIDSPPRTQRSSMLLFPSLVQTGTTIQQKYVDDILVATEDQERCLQGTKDLLSTLGALGYRAQICKTETPTSLNPATLLPDLDWEAPLHDCGEILAHVHGVRTDLRDQPLAEADATWYTDGSSFMQDRVRYAGSAVTTETETVWAEPLAPGTSAQLAELIALTRALTMAKGKCLNVYMDSRYAFATAHIHGAIYRESGLLTAEGKTIKNKEEILGLLWALWLPKALAIIHFPGHQKSDTLIAKGNRLADQCARQAALSVDHALVTTLPDPGAPNLPDTPSYTDKNTKWIKQLPMTNYLNGWWRAANCIILPEELGQYVLTKLHWATHMGMRKMEDLGRHAHITIRDSIKNWTNRSKLQGLPTDKCDCPRAQPWYQTLRKQTRRLLGSRFYGSKVWKIWVQVFASVCRHFFRLNRGISHQT; encoded by the exons atgattgtCAACAGCTCTTACAGGTTCTTTTTACcattgaggagagagaaaggatccaGGTGGAAGCCTGGAAGTCAGTTCTGGGTGACAATAGACAGCCCACCCAGAACCCAGCGCTCATCAATgctgcttttcccctctctcGTCCAAACTGGAACTACAATTCAGCAGAAG TATGTAGATGATATCCTGGTAGCCACTGAAGACCAGGAGAGATGCCTGCAAGGAACCAAGGACCTGCTTTCAACACTAGGAGCCTTGGGTTACCGAGCCCAAATCTGCAAGACAGAG ACACCCACTTCCCTGAACccagccaccctcctccctgaCCTGGACTGGGAGGCACCACTCCATGACTGTGGAGAAATCCTGGCTCATGTTCACGGAGTCAGAACTGACCTGCGAGATCAGCCACTGGCAGAAGCAGATGCCACATGGTACACCGATGGAAGCAGCTTCATGCAAGACAGAGTAAGGTATGCAGGGTCAGCTGTAACAACTGAGACAGAAACTGTCTGGGCTGAGCCACTGGCTCCAGGGACTTCAGCCCAGTTGGCAGAGCTGATCGCGCTGACTAGAGCATTGACTATGGCCAAAGGCAAATGCCTTAATGTCTATATGGACAGTAGGTATGCATTTGCCACTGCCCACATACATGGAGCCATCTACAGAGAGAGTGGGCTATTAACTGCAGAGGGAAAAAccatcaaaaataaagaagaaattcttggCCTCCTATGGGCCCTTTGGCTACCCAAAGCCCTGGCTATAATTCATTTCCCAGGCCATCAAAAATCTGACACCCTGATTGCCAAAGGAAATAGACTAGCAGACCAATGTGCCAGACAGGCAGCCCTTTCAGTGGACCATGCCCTAGTGACCACGTTGCCAGACCCAGGGGCCCCTAACCTCCCAGACACCCCCTCCTACActgataaaaacacaaaatggatcaagcaGCTACCCATGACCAACTACCTAAATGGGTGGTGGAGAGCTGCCAACTGCATCATTCTACCGGAAGAGCTAGGACAATATGTCCTGACCAAATTGCATTGGGCTACACACATGGggatgagaaaaatggaagacttgGGGCGACATGCTCACATCACTATCAGAGACTCGATCAAAAATTGGACAAATCGTAGCAAGCTGCAAGGCTTGCCAACTGACAAATGCGACTGCCCAAGGGCCCAACCCTGGTACCAGACTCTGAGGAAACAGACCAGGCGCCTATTGGGAAGTAGATTTTATGGAAGTAAAGTCTGGAAAATATGggtacaggtatttgctagtgtTTGTAGACATTTTTTTAGGTTGAATCGAGGCATTTCCCACCAAACATGA